ACTGGCAAAGGTATGCGCGAGGACCACCGGATACACGGGTCCTGATGCACGGCGCGCCTCAACATCACGCCGGATCCTTTCCACTGCGGCCAGGGTCACATCAAAATGGTTGGCGTTCTCAGCACCCAACCGTTCAGCCACGAGCCGGGGCTCAAGATAGGGGATTCCGTAGACGACGACTTGGCCGTTCAGTGTGCTGTTCTTGGCATTCTCATCGCCTCCGAGGGGGAAGAGGACTGGTACATCAATGTCCTCCACCTTGGTCCTCAGGTGCACTCCCCCGCGTTCCAGCAGACGGGATGCAAAGCCCAACCTGATGGCGGAGTCGTGATTGCCGCTGGTCAGGACGACGCCGGCCCCTGCCTGGGTGATGCGCACGAGGGCGTCATCAAGCAGTTTCACCACGTCCAGGCCAGGCAAGGCGCGATCGTAGACATCCCCTGCAATCAGCACGACGTCAACGGACTTGGATTGCACCAGCGACACCAACTGGTCCACGAAGTTGCGTTGGGCATCAAGCATGCCAACGCCGTGGAATGACCGGCCAAGGTGCCAATCAGAAGTGTGAAGTAACCGCATATTCTCAAGTTAACCGGGGGCACCGACAATAAAGCGCAGGCGAGCCGTCCGCCGTCGATACCTTAAGGTTTATTTGCCCTTTTTACCGTCGAAAAAATCACGGGCGTCATCGGTGACCGGCACCGTCGGTACAGCCCGGGAAGGGGCAATGTCAGCTTTTGCAGCGGCTTCTTCCTTGACCTCTGAGTCTTCAGCAGGCTCATCATCAGCATCGAAGGCGTCGTTAATGCCGTCGGTGCCGCCGTGGAAGTGGTCAGTGTCAGCGACGGCGGCCTGTGACAAGCCTTGGAAACCTCGGAAGGCGAGACCGGCAAGTGCGGCACCCATCAGCGGGGCCACCCAGAAGAGCCAAAGGCCCTCAATCGCCCAGGGTGAGCTGAAGAATGCCTGCGCTGTTGCCCGCGCAGGGTTGAAGGGAAGGTTCCCCAGGACCTGTCCGAGTTGCAGCAAAACAGCCATGGCAAGGCCTACGGCGAAGGGAGCCATCGCGGGAAGAGCCCGGCGACCGGCGGTCGCGCCAAGGAACACTGCCACAAGCAGGGCAGACCCCAAGACTTCAACCAGCAGGACTCCTGCCATCTGTGTTTGCGCAGAAGCATGGTCGCCAAAACCCGGCGCA
This genomic interval from Paenarthrobacter aurescens TC1 contains the following:
- the aqpZ gene encoding aquaporin Z (identified by match to protein family HMM PF00230); translation: MTSPVQATPEPQPGLVARLSAEALGSMFVVVAAVGVGIFSNPGAAPLPAALATGLTVTAAMLAFGYVSGGHFNPAITLGNLIAGRIRAVAAVAYVAAQIIGSVVGAALMYFVVTTVPVLTDARAAFDVVAPGFGDHASAQTQMAGVLLVEVLGSALLVAVFLGATAGRRALPAMAPFAVGLAMAVLLQLGQVLGNLPFNPARATAQAFFSSPWAIEGLWLFWVAPLMGAALAGLAFRGFQGLSQAAVADTDHFHGGTDGINDAFDADDEPAEDSEVKEEAAAKADIAPSRAVPTVPVTDDARDFFDGKKGK